The sequence actCACTCTGTGAGGGTGGAGGGAGAGGACGCCAGATAATGGCTTTCCACTAAAAGAGGGTACATTTACGTTACACTTTCCAAAGAAATCCTTTACTATAACGCTGCTGAGGCACCGGCACACGCTGCCCAAAGAAGCTGGGAATGCCCcgtccctggcagtgctcaagTCCAGGCTGCATGGCGTTTTCGGCACCAGGTCTGGAGGGAGGTGCCCCAGACCATGGCAGTGGGTTGGGACCGGGtgacctttaaggtcctttcTAACCCCAACCATCCAAAAATTCTAGGATCTCAGGAAGCCTCCTCCTTCACCTCTTCCCACGTGAGAGAAATAACAAAGGGAACAGGGCTCAGGCCATCCCAAAAACAACACCCTTGCCATACAAACAGCTGATGGGCACTATACCTTCTCTCCACGTGCCACGGCTCacaaggaacagaaagcaacaaCCACAAGACTTGGTGCCTGAGGCCATGCGAATGGCAACACACACCCAACTcgcaaaaagaaaaacccccctttttccttttgcccaAAGCAAACACCTGTCCTAAATGCTCACAGCAGCTTCAAACGCTTAAGCCTCTAGGAGCTCCTCATACAGAGACATTCAGGGACCGAGGACCTACACCCACACCCATCTCCTCTCAAACAACCACCACGAAGCAATGGGGACACCAGACAGCTCCCTAAGGCTCCTTCGAAGAACATCGCTTCGCAATCCTTGGAAAACacaaatagaatcatagaatcatagaatatcctgagttggaagggacccttaaggatcatcaagtccaactcttgataccgcacaggtctacccaaaagttcagatccaatctcttcttaaattcagacaggctcggtgcagtgaccacttccctggggagcctgttccagtgtgcaaccaccctctctgtgaagaaccccctcctgatgtcgagcctaaatttcccctgcctcagcttaaccccgttcccgcgggtcctgtcactggtgttaatggagaaaaggtctcctgcctctcgacacccccttacgaggaagttgtagactgtgatgaggtctcccctcagcctcctcttctccaggctgaacaggcccagtgacctcagccgttcctcgtacgtcttcccctccaggcctttcaccatcttcgtagcccacctctggacactctccaacagtttcatgtcctttttatactgtggtgcccagaactgcacacagtactcgaggtgaggctgcaccagcgcagagtagagcgggacaatcacctcccttgacctactagcgatgccgtgcttgatgcaccccaggacacggttggccctcctggccgccagggcacactgctggctcatattcaacttgctgtctaccacgacccccagatccctctcttctaggctgctctccagcgtctcatcgcccagtctgtacgtgcagccagggtttccccgtcccaggtgcaggacccagcacttgctcttattgaacttcatgcggttgctgatcgcccagctctccaacctatccagatcaGAAACATCAACACATACAAGGGAAAACACACGCAACACATTAATAGTACAAAGACGACAACCTAACGCTACGGGATTGCATAGCGAAAGTGGACTTgggcagaaagagaaatttcaatGAAGCTACGACAAAAACATCCCCCTACAGGCCAAAATAGAaaccagaaatagaaaaaagaagcacatcTGCGGCACACCTTCCGCAGCACCTTCTCCCCACCACTTTCACATCCCCCGCCTCCCAATACCCCCAAAAAACACCAGCCAAAACACCAGCCAAGGACCTCCAGCACCCGCACCACGCTCAGGGCCACCCCAACAACGCACTTCCCCACACACCACAACCACAACCACCAAAACTGAAAACCACAGCCGGAAACTCTCACCAACCAGAAAGCGACgaagggaaagagagatgcCGCACCGCATAAAGCCCGACACACGGCAGCACCCCGAGCACTGCCACCACCCGCACCACCACCCAGCCCCAACAGGCTCCTGCCCAGCGCGACCCAACACCCACCATGCCTGGGCCCGCAGCCCCACCACCAACAGCCATCCACAGCGCCCTGgcgctcctgctcctcctcacgCCTCCCGCCGACgccttctcctgcagccccctgcgcCTCCACGACAGCGCCTTCCCCTGGgacagcctccagctcctccgcGACAtggctcccagccccacgcagccctgccCGCACCAACACGCGCCTTGCTCCTTCCCGGACACCCTCCTGGACACCAACGACACACAGCAAGCCGCACACGCcgccctccacctcctccagcacctcttcgacaccctcagcagccccagcacccccgcgCACTGGCTCCACACCGCACGCCACGACCTCCTcaaccagctccagcaccacaTCCACCACCTCGAGCGCTGCTTCCCAGCCGACGCCACGCGCTTCCACAGGCGAGGGCCCCGCAACCTTCACCTCGGCATCAACAAGTACTTCGGCTGCATCCAACACTTCCTCCAGAACCACACCTACAGCCCCTGCGCCTGGGACCACGTCCGCCTCGAGGCTCACGCCTGCTTCCAGCGCATCCACCGCCTCACCCGCGCCATGCGCTAAGAGGAGCCCCACACGCGCACCTCTGCCCTCACGCCTCCCTTCGCCCACCACACTGGGGCGCTGACAAGAACTGACCAGAGCCCACagaccaccaccacccaccACCTCCttatttaactatttatttCAACCAAGCTTGTCGTCTATTTATTAACTATTTatgcaaaggaaataaagacCTTTTGTAAGAACCTGACCAGTCCTAGAGCATCCCTCTCGCTGGCCTGAGGGCATCTCGATAATGCCCTCATCTCCAGCCTTACACTTCTGCTTAGCCCTCAAGTGCTCAGGCGCTTCCACTCAACCACCTCGGGACAACCCCACCAACCACACTCGTCTCCATCACCCCtctcccgtcccgtcccggggCACCTCTGCCAACAGCCCCTCTCTCTCTATCTCCCCACGCACACCCTCGCAGCTACCACCCCCACGCACCCAGcacctctctccttctctcagCCTCCATCAGCATGCACAGCTCGCTCTCGCTCCACTCCTCTCCTACCACCTCCACAGCTTCAGCGACCACAAACCCCTCCCTCCACCACACCGCTGATGACCTCGCCAGGCACACCGCTCCTCAGCCAACCCGCCCCTTCACAGCCCGCTGACCGCTCTCCCACCCACACGGCCCAGGATCAACGTGGCCTTCGCGCCTGACCACGCACACTGCACGCTCACGGGCATGACACACTCCCTGGTCACAGCCAACACAGCTGCACGAGAGGAATCTCCTCTTTGACTCAAGCTTCCCCTCTCAGGACAACGGTACCCTCCTACCTCACCAAGGGACACCACCCAACGTCATCTTTTTACACTGCAcggagaaatttaatgaaatataacaagggcaagtgtagagtcctgcatctgggcaagcACAACTCCAGACACCACGATGCCTTGGGGACCGTCCTGCTGGACAGCAGCAAAGGGGAAACGGACACGGGGCTCCTGGTGGACAGCACGATGACCAGGAGCCAGCTCTGTGCGCTCGTGGctaagaaggccaatggcatcctggggtggaTTACAAGGGCTGTGGTTATTACGTTAAGAcagcctctccttcccctctactctgccctgctGAGACCGCATCTGGAATATCGTCTCCAGTTCTCGGACCCTTACTTCACTAAGGACAcggaactgcttgagagagtcccgcacagagccacgaggatgaggaagggagtggagcatctcccttacgacgaacggctgagggagctgggtctctttagcttggagagcACGAGACTCAGGGGTCACCTCGATGTGTAAAGgatgagtgtcaggaggacggagaCAGGTTCTTCTCTCTGACATCTAAAgataggacaagaagcaatgcgTGCAAGCTGCAATACTCAGGTTACACCTCACGTTCTGTGTACACATGAGACAAAACTgtttcacggtgagggtgagagaacactggaacaggctgacCACGGGAGTTGTGGAGTCCCCTTCTCTGGAGgcattcaaaacctgcctggatgcgtTCTTGTGCGACGTCATCTAAgtcttcctgctctggcagtGGGAACAGACTAGATGATTGgccaaggtcccttccaatccctcgtattttgtgattctgtgtgattctacCAAAGCTTTCGTACTTCCTCTCACAGTACCCTTCTGGACAAAACGGACAGCAAACAGCTCATCAACTACACAGCACGATGGGAAAACAACCACCAGACGAGGCGGCCTCAGCGGCTTACGCTAAACGGGGTTacagcaggctggcagccagtcactaaCGGCATGCCCTAGCCCACCATTTTAGGGACAGGGCTCTTTAATGCCTTCACAAAAAACCTGGATGAAGGACTCAAAGGCAGAACACGTCACTTAGCGAACACCGCTACGCTCGGAAGAGGCGCGGACTCCCGCAAGGACACAGAGCCCTTGCACGGAGCCCTTGGCAAACCAGAGGGCTGGGCACTCACCAACCACCTCACGCGCACCAACAGCAAGCGCTGCATTGGGCTGCACCggggacggggcaaccctgcCTTCACCTGCACACGGGAGGAACACAGGCCAGACAGCGGCCCCACAGAAACACATCTCAGAGTTTGGGTCAACACCAAGcgcaacatgagccagcagcatgccctggcagACAAAAGGGACAGCCGTATCCTGGGCGGCCTCAGGCCCAGCGAGGGAAGGGactgtcccactctgctctggggcagcctcacctcgagcaccCCCTACGCTTCTGGGTACCACAAAACAAGGGCATAAAGCCATTGGAGAACTTCCAAAGGAGGGAAACGGAGACTGTGAAAGGTCCGGAGAGCAAGACGAGTGAGCAGTAGATGAGGTCCCTCACTTCCTGCAGCCAACAATAGAGGAGACGGAGGGGACACCTCATGCCGGCCTACAGCTCCCTCAtgagggagcagaggggcaggcgctgagctctgctctctggggacagcgacaggaccccAGGGAACgccatggagctgggacaggggagggtcaccCTGCCtcttaggaaaaggttcttcccAGTCAAGGTAGCTGGACACTGGAACACGCTCCACAGGGAGATGGTCACGGCACCAAACCCGCCCGGAGCTCAAGGAGTGCTTGGACAAGGCTCTCACAAATACAGTTTGGTTCTTGGCTCCTCCACCATGGACCCGGGACTTGGACTCCGTGATCCCTGAGGGTCCCTTCACACTCACAATGTAACATGGTTCTACAATTCTTCTTGCCTCCTGACACCTTCACAGCCTTCTTGACAGCCTTCGTCCCACAAGGACCAACCAACGCCTACATGCCAGGACAGAGGAAAGAGCTCCTTGCCATTCTACTGCTTCACAAAGAACTAATACCAAAACAAAGGGGAAAGACAGaccaaaaaccaaacccaatACGACCAGCAACCGGCCTTCACGCAACAAAAGCACATGCTCAGAAAGGCAATTCTGAAGggcaaaagaaaagcatgatAGCACTCCTCAAGGAATAAAGGGAAACCCTCACACACCcacaccacaaccgctctcgCGGCCTCTGCCCCAGCGCTTGCACACCCTGCCTTCAACCACACCACCACTGCAGACAACCTCCCGTCAGCCACAACACTCCCCTCGCAGGAAGGCACGCACAGCACCACGGCCAATGCAGTGTCCTCTCTGGAGACACGAGATGGACTTGATGAGTTAGCGCAACAACGCTAGGGAACGGTCTAGAcaacaagtcttatgaggggggcacagggacccTGTGTCCCACCCCCCCTTGTACGAAAGagggctcaggggagaccttgcTGTACTTCACAAATAACTTAAGGGACGTTGCGTTGCAAGGTGGAGAACGGGGCTCTTCTCCACAGCACTAAGAGGGAAAAGGGCCTTACGGTTCGGTTCACCAGCAGAGGTCTAGCCTGGAGACGAGGAGAAATTTCATGACTGAAACGGTTGGGCAGCATTGGGATAGGCTGTCCGGCAAAATGGTTGAGTCAGTATCCCTGGAGATCTTCGAGAAACGTGTACATTCAGGACGTAATGACAAGGGTTACTGCTGGGCTCTAATTCAAGATTAATGGTTCAACTAGATGACCTTAGACGTCTTCCCCAAACTCTATGATTCCATGACCCTTGGGGGTCCCTTCATTTGCAGGAAACGCTACCATAAAGTTCCTCTTCATCCAAAAACAAAACGCACACAAACCCAAGACACGGGTGATCCGACACAGGGACAAGCAGCAGACAAGCTTTGGGAAGCTCCATCCAGACAGACATTCAAAGCACAGGAAGACGAGGGACACATCTCCTCCAACGATACCTGACCACAGAACCGCAGTAGGACCGAGCAGCTCACAACACCCCTGCCTCCAGAAACACCTCTAAACCTGCCATGAACGACTGCGCTGAAAGTAAAATGCAACAGACAGGCAAAATAAGAccacaaagaaaaaacccaaacccaacaCTAGGGCATGACATAGGGAAAGCGGACCTAGGGAGGAAAAGCGATCTTGGGGAGTACTCAACTACTCTCCCTCAAGGCCAAAagggaaacacaaagaaaagcacatcCGCAACACAGCTGCGCCAGAACCCTCTTCCCACCACTTTCACATCCCCCACACAAACACTAAGGACAGATTACCCACCACctcaacaaaaaacaccagccAAGGACCTCCAGCACCCGCACCACGCTCAGGGCTACCCCAACAACGCACTTCCCCACACACCACAACCACAACCACCAAAACTGAAAACCACAGCCGGAAACTCTCACCAACCAGAAAGCGACgaagggaaagagagatgcCGCACCGCATAAAGCCCGACACACGGCAGCACCCCGAGCACTGCCACCACCCGCACCACCACCCAGCCCCAACAGGCTCCTGCCCAGCGCGACCCAACACCCACCATGCCTGGGCCCGCAGCCCCACCACCAACAGCCATCCACAGCGCCCTGgcgctcctgctcctcctcacgCCTCCCGCCGACgccttctcctgcagccccctgcgcCTCCACGACAGCGCCTTCCCCTGGgacagcctccagctcctccgcGACAtggctcccagccccacgcagccctgccCGCACCAACACGCGCCTTGCTCCTTCCCGGACACCCTCCTGGACACCAACGACACACAGCAAGCCGCACACGCcgccctccacctcctccagcacctcttcgacaccctcagcagccccagcacccccgcgCACTGGCTCCACACCGCACGCCACGACCTCCTcaaccagctccagcaccacaTCCACCACCTCGAGCGCTGCTTCCCAGCCGACGCCACGCGCTTCCACAGGCG is a genomic window of Anser cygnoides isolate HZ-2024a breed goose chromosome Z, Taihu_goose_T2T_genome, whole genome shotgun sequence containing:
- the LOC136789085 gene encoding interferon: MPGPAAPPPTAIHSALALLLLLTPPADAFSCSPLRLHDSAFPWDSLQLLRDMAPSPTQPCPHQHAPCSFPDTLLDTNDTQQAAHAALHLLQHLFDTLSSPSTPAHWLHTARHDLLNQLQHHIHHLERCFPADATRFHRRGPRNLHLGINKYFGCIQHFLQNHTYSPCAWDHVRLEAHACFQRIHRLTRAMR
- the LOC136789087 gene encoding interferon codes for the protein MPGPAAPPPTAIHSALALLLLLTPPADAFSCSPLRLHDSAFPWDSLQLLRDMAPSPTQPCPHQHAPCSFPDTLLDTNDTQQAAHAALHLLQHLFDTLSSPSTPAHWLHTARHDLLNQLQHHIHHLERCFPADATRFHRRGPRNLHLGINKYFGCIQHFLQNHTYSPCAWDHVRLEAHACFQRIHRLTRAMR